A stretch of Macrobrachium rosenbergii isolate ZJJX-2024 chromosome 12, ASM4041242v1, whole genome shotgun sequence DNA encodes these proteins:
- the LOC136844287 gene encoding keratin, type II cytoskeletal 1-like, with product GLGYGGGGGGVVGGGGGLNLGGGGGNNQNYNQGNFGGQNNLGIVGQGGTDGFGNSDFGQDLGFVYTNPGSLPQGGGLGGGGLSHGNVGGIGGGIGGGQPEIVSSHGGDLLSGLYGTPGGGGGGGGGGGGGGGGAGGGGGCRPDVQISVVTSVRLVPTTLISTRTRAIPTTVFQQITQTSIFPTTIVRTQVITSVVPPIIQTSTQVLTQTQYVTRARIITDTQYLTQTQIQRVTETSVQTRFQVSTTTIVQVITRTQLNNQIQTQFQTQIITQTQTEQVTKSVTVPRYFTQTLTSYYPVTDTVTATRTIQSVATAFQTITAQGHCSATGGGGGGGVGGQGQQGYTYNNPNVY from the exons ggattaggctATGGAGGCGGAGGAGGTGGAGTTGTTGGTGGCGGAGGGGGACTGAACTTAGGAGGAGGCGGCGGCAATAACCAAAACTACAACCAAGGAAACTTCGGGGGGCAAAACAACCTGGGTATTGTTGGCCAAGGAGGGACCGACGGCTTCGGGAACTCGGATTTTGGACAAGATCTCGGATTCGTCTACACCAATCCAGGTTCCCTCCCCCAGGGTGGGGGATTAGGAGGGGGTGGTCTCTCTCATGGCAACGTAGGAGGTATTGGAGGAGGAATTGGTGGGGGTCAGCCTGAG ATCGTGTCCTCACACGGAGGCGACCTCCTGAGCGGACTGTACGGGACAcctggcggaggaggaggaggaggaggaggaggaggaggaggaggaggaggcgcaggCGGAGGAGGCGGCTGTAGGCCCGACGTCCAGATATCCGTGGTGACGTCGGTGCGTCTGGTGCCGACGACGCTCATCAGCACCAGGACGAGAGCCATCCCAACGACGGTCTTCCAGCAGATCACCCAGACCAGCATCTTCCCAACAACGATCGTCAGGACGCAGGTCATCACCTCTGTCGTTCCGCCCATCATTCAGACGTCAACGCAG gTGCTCACTCAAACACAGTATGTGACTCGAGCTCGGATCATCACAGATACCCAGTATCTGACCCAGACACAAATCCAGAGGGTCACCGAAACATCAGTGCAGACAAGGTTCCAGGTTAGCACGACAACTATAGTTCAGGTCATCACAAGGACGCAATTAAATAATCAG ATCCAGACGCAATTCCAGACCCAGATCATAACGCAGACACAAACGGAGCAAGTAACGAAGTCAGTGACGGTTCCTCGTTACTTCACGCAGACCTTGACCTCCTACTACCCTGTAACAGACACCGTCACAGCCACCAGAACAATCCAGAGTGTGGCAACCGCCTTCCAGACAATCACGGCCCAGGGACATTGCTCTGCCAcaggaggtgggggcgggggtggggttgggggtcaGGGTCAACAAGGTTATACTTATAATAACCCCAATGTTTACTAg